A section of the Pseudomonas sp. Q1-7 genome encodes:
- the serA gene encoding phosphoglycerate dehydrogenase, which produces MSKTSLEKSKIKFLLLEGVHQNAVDTLKAAGYTNIEYLKGALSGEELKEKIADVHFIGIRSRTQLTEEVFDCAKKLIAVGCFCIGTNQVNLNAARERGIAVFNAPYSNTRSVAELVLAEAILLLRGIPEKNASCHRGGWIKSAANSFEIRGKKLGIVGYGSIGTQLSVLAEALGMQVYFYDTVTKLPLGNATQVGNLHELLGMSDIVSLHVPELPSTQWMIGEKEIRAIKKGGILINAARGTVVKLDALAEAIKDEHLIGAAIDVFPVEPKSNDEEFESPLRGLDRVILTPHIGGSTAEAQANIGLEVAEKLVKYSDNGTSVSSVNFPEVALPSHPGKHRLLHIHQNVPGVMSEINKVFADNGINISGQYLQTDEKVGYVVIDVDAEYSDLALEKLQHVNGTIRSRVLF; this is translated from the coding sequence ATGAGCAAGACCTCTCTCGAAAAGAGCAAGATCAAGTTCCTTCTTCTCGAAGGCGTCCACCAGAATGCCGTGGACACCCTGAAGGCCGCCGGTTACACCAATATCGAGTACCTCAAGGGCGCCCTTTCGGGTGAAGAACTGAAAGAAAAGATCGCCGACGTCCACTTCATCGGCATCCGCTCGCGCACCCAGCTCACCGAAGAGGTGTTCGACTGCGCCAAGAAGCTCATCGCCGTCGGCTGCTTCTGCATCGGCACCAACCAGGTCAACCTGAACGCTGCCCGCGAGCGCGGCATCGCCGTGTTCAACGCGCCCTATTCCAACACCCGCTCCGTCGCCGAGCTGGTGCTGGCCGAAGCCATCCTGCTGCTGCGCGGCATCCCGGAAAAGAACGCCTCCTGCCATCGCGGCGGCTGGATCAAGTCGGCGGCCAACTCCTTTGAAATCCGTGGCAAGAAGCTGGGTATCGTCGGCTACGGCTCCATCGGCACCCAGCTCTCGGTCCTGGCCGAAGCCCTGGGCATGCAGGTGTACTTCTATGACACCGTGACCAAGCTGCCGCTGGGCAATGCCACCCAGGTGGGCAACCTGCACGAGCTGCTCGGCATGAGCGACATCGTCTCCCTGCACGTGCCCGAGCTGCCGTCCACCCAGTGGATGATCGGCGAGAAGGAAATCCGCGCCATCAAGAAGGGCGGCATCCTGATCAACGCCGCGCGCGGCACCGTAGTCAAGCTGGACGCCCTGGCCGAAGCCATCAAGGACGAGCACCTGATCGGCGCCGCCATCGACGTGTTCCCGGTCGAGCCCAAGTCCAACGACGAGGAATTCGAAAGCCCGCTGCGTGGCCTGGACCGCGTGATCCTGACCCCGCACATCGGCGGCTCCACCGCCGAGGCCCAGGCCAACATCGGCCTGGAAGTGGCCGAGAAGCTGGTCAAGTACAGCGACAACGGCACCTCGGTGTCCTCGGTCAACTTCCCCGAAGTGGCCCTGCCGTCCCACCCGGGCAAGCACCGCCTGCTGCACATCCACCAGAACGTGCCGGGCGTGATGAGCGAGATCAACAAGGTGTTCGCCGACAACGGCATCAACATCTCCGGCCAGTACCTGCAGACCGACGAGAAGGTCGGCTACGTGGTGATCGACGTCGATGCCGAGTACTCGGACCTGGCGCTGGAGAAGCTGCAGCACGTGAACGGCACGATCCGCAGCCGCGTCCTGTTCTGA
- a CDS encoding FAD-binding oxidoreductase, translating to MTNAALIEELKTLVEPGKILTDAASLEAYGKDWTKHFAPAPSAIVFPKSIEQVQAIVRWANQHKVALVPSGGRTGLSAAAVAANGEVVVAFDYMNQILEFNEFDRTVVCQPGVVTEQLQNFAEEKGLYYPVDFASAGSSQLGGNIGTNAGGIKVIRYGMTRNWVAGLKVVTGAGDLLELNRDLIKNATGYDMRQLFIGAEGTLGFVVEATMRLDRAPKNLTAMVLGSPDLDSIMPVLHAFQSKLDLTAFEFFSDKAMAKVLARGDVPAPFETECPFYALLEFEAASEEIANDALATFEHCVEQGWVLDGVMSQSEQQLQNLWKLREYISETISHWTPYKNDISVTVSKVPAFLHDIDAIVEANYPDFEVVWFGHIGDGNLHLNILKPDNLSKDEFFAKCATVNKWVFETVQKYNGSISAEHGVGMTKRDYLGYSRSEPEIAVMKAIKAVFDPNGIMNPGKIFS from the coding sequence ATGACCAACGCTGCCCTGATCGAAGAGCTGAAGACCCTGGTTGAGCCCGGCAAGATCCTGACCGACGCTGCGTCCCTGGAGGCGTACGGCAAGGACTGGACCAAGCATTTCGCCCCCGCGCCCAGCGCCATCGTCTTCCCCAAGAGCATCGAGCAGGTGCAGGCCATCGTTCGCTGGGCCAACCAGCACAAGGTGGCGCTGGTCCCCTCCGGCGGCCGTACCGGCCTCTCCGCCGCCGCCGTGGCGGCCAATGGCGAGGTGGTTGTCGCCTTCGACTACATGAATCAGATCCTCGAATTCAACGAATTCGACCGCACCGTGGTTTGCCAGCCGGGCGTGGTCACTGAGCAGCTGCAGAATTTCGCCGAGGAAAAGGGCTTGTACTACCCGGTGGACTTCGCGTCCGCCGGCTCCAGCCAGCTTGGCGGCAACATCGGCACCAATGCCGGTGGGATCAAGGTGATTCGCTACGGCATGACCCGTAACTGGGTAGCCGGTCTGAAAGTGGTCACTGGTGCCGGCGACCTGCTGGAGCTGAACCGCGACCTGATCAAGAACGCGACCGGCTACGACATGCGCCAACTGTTCATCGGCGCCGAGGGCACCCTGGGCTTCGTGGTGGAAGCCACCATGCGCCTGGACCGTGCCCCGAAGAACCTCACCGCCATGGTCCTCGGCTCGCCCGACCTGGACTCCATCATGCCGGTGCTGCATGCCTTCCAGAGCAAGCTGGATCTCACCGCCTTCGAATTCTTCTCCGACAAGGCCATGGCCAAGGTCCTGGCCCGTGGCGACGTGCCGGCGCCCTTCGAGACCGAATGCCCCTTCTACGCGCTGCTGGAGTTCGAGGCCGCGTCGGAAGAGATCGCCAACGATGCCCTGGCCACCTTCGAGCATTGCGTCGAGCAGGGCTGGGTGCTGGACGGCGTGATGAGCCAGAGCGAACAGCAGCTGCAGAACCTGTGGAAACTGCGCGAGTACATCTCCGAGACCATCTCCCACTGGACGCCGTACAAGAACGACATCTCGGTCACCGTCTCCAAGGTGCCGGCGTTCCTGCACGACATCGACGCCATCGTCGAAGCCAACTACCCGGACTTCGAAGTGGTCTGGTTCGGCCACATCGGCGACGGCAACCTGCACCTGAACATCCTCAAGCCGGACAACCTGTCCAAGGACGAGTTCTTCGCCAAGTGCGCCACTGTGAACAAGTGGGTGTTCGAGACCGTGCAGAAGTACAACGGCTCCATTTCCGCCGAGCATGGCGTGGGCATGACCAAGCGTGACTACCTCGGCTACAGCCGCTCGGAGCCGGAGATCGCGGTGATGAAGGCGATCAAGGCGGTGTTCGATCCCAACGGCATCATGAACCCCGGAAAGATTTTCAGTTGA
- a CDS encoding fumarylacetoacetate hydrolase family protein produces the protein MSYQHQYVDGTPIHFSLGKVVCVGRNYAEHARELNNPVPTEPLLFIKPGSCVVPLAGGFSIPRDRGAVHYEAEIAVLIGKPLSRHPDEEEVRDAISGFAPALDLTLRDVQAKLKEKGLPWEIAKSFDGACVLAPFVPGDAPEQLDDIGIRLTINGEIRQDGNSRDMLNPILPLIRHMAGHFSLQPGDVILTGTPVGVGPLNPGDELVLELVGHSAFDSRVI, from the coding sequence ATGAGCTACCAGCATCAGTACGTCGATGGCACCCCCATACATTTTTCCCTGGGCAAGGTGGTCTGCGTCGGCCGCAACTACGCCGAACACGCCCGGGAACTGAACAACCCCGTGCCCACCGAGCCGCTGCTGTTCATCAAGCCGGGGTCCTGCGTGGTGCCGCTGGCCGGCGGCTTCAGCATTCCCCGGGATCGCGGCGCGGTGCACTACGAAGCGGAAATCGCCGTGCTGATCGGCAAGCCGCTGTCCCGCCATCCCGATGAAGAGGAAGTGCGCGACGCCATCTCCGGTTTCGCCCCGGCCCTGGACCTGACCCTGCGCGACGTGCAGGCGAAGCTGAAGGAAAAGGGGCTGCCCTGGGAAATCGCCAAGTCCTTCGATGGTGCCTGCGTGCTGGCGCCCTTCGTGCCGGGCGATGCGCCCGAACAACTGGACGACATCGGCATCCGCCTGACCATCAATGGTGAAATCCGCCAGGACGGCAACAGCCGCGACATGCTCAACCCCATCCTGCCGCTGATCCGGCACATGGCCGGGCATTTCAGCCTGCAGCCGGGCGATGTGATCCTCACCGGCACCCCCGTGGGTGTCGGCCCGCTGAACCCGGGCGACGAACTGGTGCTGGAGCTGGTGGGGCACAGCGCTTTCGACAGCCGGGTCATCTGA
- a CDS encoding SdiA-regulated domain-containing protein, whose protein sequence is MPFRFPPFIRRRRLMLGLVAALAGTAALTRYMHWDDRALVWLGEQQLSQAQRAASIWLPGYKAVLQGKPLAGLEEDETSDLAYNPVTGTLFTVTGKSPTLVELSRDGEVLRKIPLNGFSNPEGVAVLEHGHVAVTDERRRTLSIFELDSQTRELNAGSTPEFDLGFPDSGNKGFEGIAWDPAKGRLILGKERGPVALFSLGSDGNEALDEGLHPLPSYGLGMRNLSALSIDPRTGHLLVLSAQSNLLLELDEQGEPISFISLLGGMNGLERRIPRAEGVAMDERGDIYVVSEPNLFYVFRKERAASVDKG, encoded by the coding sequence ATGCCTTTCCGTTTCCCGCCGTTCATCCGCCGCCGCCGGCTGATGTTGGGACTGGTTGCCGCCCTGGCCGGCACCGCCGCGCTTACCCGTTACATGCACTGGGACGACCGTGCCCTAGTCTGGCTGGGCGAGCAGCAGCTGAGCCAGGCGCAGCGCGCCGCCAGCATCTGGCTGCCGGGCTACAAGGCCGTGCTGCAGGGCAAGCCCCTGGCGGGCCTGGAAGAAGACGAAACCTCCGACCTGGCCTACAACCCGGTCACCGGCACCCTGTTCACCGTCACCGGCAAGTCGCCGACCCTGGTAGAGCTGAGCCGCGACGGTGAGGTGCTGCGCAAGATTCCGCTGAATGGCTTCTCCAATCCCGAAGGCGTGGCCGTGCTGGAGCACGGCCATGTGGCGGTGACCGACGAGCGCCGCCGCACCTTGTCGATCTTCGAGCTGGACTCGCAAACCCGTGAGCTGAACGCCGGCAGCACGCCGGAGTTCGACCTGGGCTTTCCCGATTCGGGCAACAAGGGCTTCGAAGGCATCGCCTGGGACCCGGCCAAGGGGCGGCTGATCCTCGGCAAGGAACGTGGCCCGGTCGCCCTGTTCAGCCTCGGCAGCGACGGCAACGAGGCGCTGGACGAAGGACTGCACCCCCTGCCCAGCTATGGCCTGGGCATGCGGAACCTGTCCGCCCTCAGCATCGACCCGCGCACCGGCCACCTGCTGGTGCTCTCCGCCCAGTCCAACCTGCTGCTGGAACTGGACGAACAGGGCGAGCCGATCAGCTTCATCAGCCTGCTCGGCGGCATGAACGGTCTGGAGCGTCGTATTCCCCGTGCCGAAGGCGTGGCCATGGACGAGCGCGGCGATATCTACGTGGTCAGCGAGCCGAACCTGTTCTACGTGTTCCGCAAGGAACGGGCGGCCAGCGTCGACAAGGGCTGA
- a CDS encoding NirD/YgiW/YdeI family stress tolerance protein: MKAHYLALLAAPLFSTAVLASSYTGPGATAQINTVAAALEAADDAPVVLQGQIVRRIKGDIYEFKDATGTMKVEIDDEDWPPQSIGEKDTVKLTGEVDRDLMGREVDVEFVERVN; the protein is encoded by the coding sequence ATGAAAGCCCACTACCTCGCCCTGCTGGCCGCCCCTCTGTTCTCCACTGCCGTCCTGGCCAGCAGCTACACCGGCCCCGGCGCCACCGCCCAGATCAACACCGTCGCCGCTGCCCTGGAAGCCGCCGACGATGCGCCGGTGGTGCTGCAAGGGCAGATCGTTCGCCGCATCAAGGGCGATATCTATGAGTTCAAGGACGCCACCGGCACCATGAAGGTGGAAATCGACGACGAAGACTGGCCGCCCCAGAGCATTGGCGAGAAGGACACCGTCAAGCTGACTGGCGAAGTGGATCGCGACCTGATGGGCCGCGAAGTGGATGTGGAGTTTGTCGAGCGGGTGAACTGA
- a CDS encoding histone deacetylase family protein: MLTIYTDDHHLHHGKHELIGGQFTPCFEKPSRADMVLDRAKAVKLGAIQAPTDFGLSPILRVHSEGFVNFLRNAWSDWQAKGRSHDMLPIAWPTRRLRQVEPTDIDGRLGYYSFDAGAPITAGTWQAITSSANVALTGQAELRKGARGIFSLCRPPGHHAAADYMGGYCYLNNAAIAVQAMLDAGAKRIAVLDVDYHHGNGTQDIFYDRADVLFTSIHGDPRFEYPYYLGFADEKGLGVGEGFNFNYPLASGSDWSVWSLALADACRRIAEYAPDALVVSLGVDTFKEDPISQFKLDSPDYLRMGEIIGKLGLQTLFVMEGGYAVEEIGINAINVLQGFDSVA; this comes from the coding sequence ATGCTGACGATCTACACCGATGACCACCACCTGCACCACGGCAAGCACGAGCTGATCGGTGGCCAGTTCACCCCCTGTTTCGAGAAGCCCAGCCGCGCCGACATGGTGCTGGACCGCGCCAAGGCGGTGAAGCTGGGCGCCATCCAGGCGCCCACCGACTTCGGTCTGTCACCCATCCTGCGGGTGCACAGCGAAGGCTTCGTCAACTTTCTCCGGAATGCCTGGAGTGATTGGCAGGCCAAGGGCCGCAGCCACGACATGTTGCCCATCGCCTGGCCGACCCGGCGCCTGCGCCAGGTGGAGCCCACCGATATCGACGGCCGCCTCGGCTACTACTCCTTCGACGCCGGCGCGCCGATCACCGCCGGCACCTGGCAGGCCATCACCAGCTCGGCCAACGTCGCCCTCACCGGTCAGGCCGAACTGCGCAAGGGCGCGCGCGGCATCTTCTCCCTCTGCCGCCCGCCGGGCCACCACGCCGCCGCCGACTACATGGGCGGCTACTGCTACCTGAACAACGCGGCCATCGCCGTGCAGGCGATGCTAGACGCGGGGGCGAAACGGATCGCCGTGCTGGATGTGGACTACCACCACGGCAACGGCACCCAGGACATTTTCTACGACCGCGCCGATGTGCTGTTCACCTCGATCCACGGCGATCCGCGCTTCGAGTACCCCTACTACCTCGGCTTCGCCGACGAGAAAGGATTGGGTGTGGGCGAGGGATTCAACTTCAATTACCCACTGGCCTCGGGCAGCGACTGGTCGGTGTGGAGCCTGGCGCTCGCCGACGCCTGCCGGCGGATCGCCGAATACGCACCGGACGCGCTGGTGGTGTCGCTGGGGGTGGATACCTTCAAGGAGGACCCCATCTCGCAGTTCAAGCTGGACAGCCCGGACTACCTGCGTATGGGCGAGATCATCGGCAAGCTCGGCCTGCAGACGCTCTTCGTGATGGAGGGGGGTTATGCGGTGGAGGAAATCGGCATCAACGCAATCAACGTGTTGCAGGGGTTCGACAGCGTGGCGTGA